CACACTGTCATTCCTCAAACATATCGCGTGTGCCTGCTGCATGCTGGCCTTTCACCCAGCTTGTGACcttcagggaaggaggaggcagagtcCCTGCCATCTTGGAGCCCCCGGAGATGAGCAGTTCCAGCACTGACCCAGTGTGAAAAGTGCTAAGAGGGAGGCCAGGATTGGGGTGTTGTGAGTGTCTGCAGGGGGGGCTCCTCACTAGGTTGGGGGAGGGCTGAGGGCAGGCTCCTGTCCCTGAGCAAGACACACTGGACCTAAGGATGACTTCAGTTTAGAAGCCATGCAGAGGAATGATCATGAACGCAAAGTTAGATTATGGAACTTTTGCAGGATGACAGTCTTACCCAGGTGGTAGGGTTGGGATTCCTTTTCTCTAGGAGCCTTTCTGTGACTCTCACTCTGTCTGCCTTCTGGGCTCCTGCAGCCCTGATAGCTCGAATCACCCTTCCCAATGCCCGAATGACAGGCTCCCTGCCTCTGTGACCATGGCCAAAGTCCTTCCTGGGGTTTCACTCTATCCATGGGCCTCCAGGTTAGAGTGTGCTCCTTAGAGCAGgccccatttccttctctttccttgtgGCCCAGTATGCTCACAAGCTGCAGGGTCTAAGCTCCCCAAGGACTCAGTGGCTTGACTTGTACAGTCTCTACCTCAGGGGCCTCTCCAACCAAAGCACTCAAACCAAGTGAGGAATCAAGAGATAGAAGACCTAGATGGAATTTGCCACACAAAAACTGAATAGTAccacagcaaaactaaaaggcaaatgacaaactgggggagatgtttgcaaaaatgagaaattaaggattaatattctcaaaaaaatttaatacaaatcaataagaaaaacgTAAAGACCCTCACAGACAATTCACAGATGAAATTCTGGTGGTTAATGTGTATATATGGGAAATATTGTTGAACCTATCaggaagcagaaatagaaaatagcatACTTCCATGTATCAAACTTGcaaaagtgagaaaaagataATAGGCAGTGGATGTAGCCCAGATGTAGGTAAGCCGGTACCCTCATGTAGTGCTGATGGCTGTGGTCACCAGTAGAACATATGGAAGCACTTTGGGAGTGAGTCTAAAGAGCCCAGGAAACGAGCATTCTCCACCCACTAATCACACTTCTGAGACTCTGTCTCAGCCATGGACAGTGACATGGGGAATTTCTCATGAAATCATGTTAAGCAACAAAAGTAGAACATACATATTATAATGTATACTTCTACTTACATGAATTCTATATTTATGCATAAATCTTTTCTTTGGGTGATGTTTTAAGGGCATTTGCTTCTTGGTGATTTTGAtcatcatattttgtttttctcacattttctgtAATGAGAGGAACAAAAGTCAAAAGGGGGGGAACCCTCTTGAAATATGAAATGAGGGGaccaaataaatatagaaattaactTTGGGAGTCAACAGGGTCAAATCACTAGCAAAACTTGTCACTTTGCAAGATTCAGGAAACATATGTTGATGTGTATTTACCAAAATTCTCCAGAAGActaagggcagaggcagaaatcACCAGGCCACATGGCTGTGGATGGGCTGATTTTGTGCGTGAGGTTACCCGGCTCTTCACTGTGTGATACTAGGTACAGCCTGTCCCTTGGCAGGGGTCAGTTTCCTACTCTTTACACAGTATATTAGGGGGTCAGACTAAATGACTCTGAGGGTCTTTGGCAGATCTCGGCCAACTCTGTTCTTGAAGAAGAGAACTTTGACTTGCACCCACAACAAAACTGAGAAGGACCAAGGGTTGGTATTTGCAGGCCTCGGGTTCCAGCTCCTTATCTGCCCAGAACCTTGTTTCCTGTTTGTGACCACCATGATGCCCTGCCTTGGCCCCGCTTCTTGGCCACCTTCTCTTCCTGTCAGCTTCTGGGCCCATTGAGTTGGGGGCTAGTTTGAATGCTCAGGCTTTATTGATTCCTAGCCTGTGTgttggaggggcaggaagggggaaaCCCTATACTTTGGAGCTGTTTAGTAGAGGCATGAATTCAAAAGCCACTGGAGAGCCCCACTTGCCCAGGGAGATGGTGTCTCCTCCCTCCAGGGCCCTCTCTCTGGCACATTTTTGAGACAGTATGGCTCTCAGGGCCAAGGTGCCCTGATTGTCTGAAGGCCACCAAAGCCACTTCATGGTGTGGggctgctcctcccctcccagcccacgGTCACCTGTGGGTTGACTAGAGCCCCTCCCACACCATTAGTGGCCCCAGATCCTCAGCTCTGCTAAGGCCTCCTGTGCTCAGCATCCTTTCCTTAGCATCCTAGGATTGCGCTGAGAGCTTATGGTAATGCTGCCCGGGCACCTCAGGCACTATGGTTTCAGCCATGAGCAAGTCTTAGAGTCCTTCATCCGGATGTGCTTTCTCAGGGGTGGGGCCTAGGGCTTAACCTCCTGGTGCTCCACTAAGGCAGGCTGATTTTCCTTCCCGCCCAGGAATAAACAGATCTGCAGGCTTCCAGGAAGGATGGCGTGTGAGATTGTCCCTTCTGTCAGGGAGCACAGGACTCCTGCCTGAGCTGCTGCCTCTGGACTCTGACAGCTTCAGCCTCACCCTGAACAGCAGGGCTGGtcttgggtgggggtggaggagctGCCCTGGGGATGGTGATGCTGGTCGGGAAAGGTGTCCCCATAGAGCCACCCTTCCTGATGCAGGCCTGTTTCTGCTTAGCAACCAGCAGATGCATGGAAAGACAGCTTCTCTGAAGAGCCCTGTGTCCTGCACAGAGAAACTAGCCAGGgttcaggcacccctgaactccAGGTGAGGCCCTTTCCACTGGTCAGGTATACATACCGATTAGGGGTGGGAAGCCCTCAGGAGGACCTCAGAGAccagagcaaataaaaaataatgaaatcttgccatttgcaatgacatagatggagctagggtgtattacgctaagcaaaataagtcagtcagagaaagacaaataccatatgatttcactcatatgtggaatttaagaaacaaaacaaacgaacaaggggggaaagaaaagagagagaccgagaaagagagaggcaaaccaagacaCCAacccttaactacagagaacaaacatcAGTTtgttaccagaggagagggggctggggggatgggagaaataggtgatggggattaaggagcgcagttgtgatgagcaccgggggatgtatggaagtgctgaatcactgtattgtacacctgaagctaatagtACACTGTGCTCACTAACgggaatgtaaatttaaaaactttaaaaaaataaaaaaagggacaAAAGGGTTAAAGAAAAGTTAGAAAGGGGACCTTGCGTCAGGTGTTAGTTTGGGCACAGGCTGCTCCCGGCCCCTTCCTCCCATTCCCAGGACTGTCCCAGCACACAGGGACCTAGCAGAGTCTAGGCTTCTCAGGTtaccagcctcctccctgcccacctgtccTCAGGCCAACCTGGCCAGGGCAAAGGTTTGCGTTCCAGCAccacccctctccctcagccTTGGTAGCCTCCATCAGGTCAGGTGAGTCTGCTGAGCTCCAGGCTGCCAGGAGGAGGCTTCCAGAAGGGCATTCCTGCTGGGATCATGGCCCATAGCCAGGCCCCGGAGCTGTGAGTCTGACATCTCCACCTCACCCACTCCCCAAGCTGGTCCCCATCCTTGTGTCTCCTACTCATTTGTCCCTGGGTCTTCTCCTCTGCTTATCCTTTGGCCAGAGAAGTGGGAGAGGGTTTTTGACACTTGGGGGTGGGAGGCTCCTAAGCACCTCCAGGAGGCGGAGGCTCAGGCTAAGCGAACCTCCTGGGGAGCCACTGCCCACAGCTGTCTGGGAGGAGGGCTTGTAGCCTGCAGGGTCAAGCTACATACTTGCTGTTGCTTATCACTTTGCTGTGGCTCCTAGAGAAGGGCCTCAGTCTCCAATCTCTGCTCTAAGCTTCTGGCTTGAAGCCAGGGCAGACCTGGCCCTGAGGATGTATGGGCAGAACTCAAGGGTTCCTTGTCCCTGGAATGGAATGTCTCCTTTGCAGTCTGCACTGGCCAGAAGGCTTGAAGAGTGAAGAGATCAAGAAGTGTGGCCGAGAAGGGGTAAGTGTGTGGAGGCTGACTTTTCACTGCCCACCAAGGGAGGGGCCCAGGGCTGCCTGAATTTAGTGACTGTTGGTTCCTTGGCCACCAGGCTTGTCACCAGGGGAAACCCAAGTGAGTGTCCCCctcctgggtgggggtggtgtgTCCCCCTCCAGTCATAGGCTGCCCATTAGGATCTACTGTCACCGAGAGATATGCTGTGCTTGGAACTCAGCCTTTCACCCCCACTGGCTGCTTACTGACTGCTTCATACCAGAGGCCCTGCCCCTGTGGCATTATTTCCTGGTGGCTGGTGCAGGGCCCCTTTAGTGGTCTGATCCCCCAGGACTTCTCAGCCCCAGCTCGTGTGTTTGCAGACACTACTGAGTAAATACAACCAGCAATACCACAAGCTGTTTAAGGACATCCCTTTGGAGGAGGTTGTTCTCAAAGGTGAGCTATCTCCCTGGTGTGGCTGGACAGGTGCCTAGAGTGCCTGAGGCCCAGGTCCTCTCCTCCAGAGCCTCCAAGGCACAATTTCGATACGGGAACTAACTGCCCTTTGGATGTGGTTGGGCCTGTTTTCTTCAAAAGTATGAGAAGACTGGGTAGATTTGGGACATGAAATGGAATTTATGAACGTTTTCTTGAGGCAGTATCAGGGCTTCCAAATCTTATTTTTGTTCTGCTCTTATCAATGACTGCTCTTCCCTGCTCTCAGTGAGGCCTCTCAGTGAGCAAGTTGGAGCATTTGCACAATCGAGGCTCTCTCTCCAGGGCAGGgctgagcagggcagggcagggcagggtaggGCAGGGAGTTTTGCCTGAGGGAGCAAGAATCCAGGCTTGGGGAACCCTGTGAGACATGAGTGGCGAAGGAGGGAACCTCTAGCAGTttggtggggtagggtggggcaGTCAGGACTCTCAGGAAGGACTCTGGGTTCTGGTGGAATGGGTGGTTTGGGGCCTGGGGTCAGGAAGTGGGATTCTGAGGAAGGCAGTCCCTGAGGCTGGGCTCTGGACTCCTGAGTGTAGGACCCAGGCCGTGGAGCTTCAGGGTTGGCCTTGCTCATGGCAATCTTCTTTCCCGTGACTTCCCAGTGTGTTCCTGTGCCCTCCAGAGAGACCTTCTTCTCCAGGGCCGGCTCTACATCTCCCCCAACTGGCTCTGTTTCCATGCTAGCCTCTTTGGCAAGGATATCAAGGTAGTAATAAGTGGTAAGGCCTGCAATGGGCCCATGAGGTCCCAGCCAGGGAAGATATAGGCCCCTCCCGTGCAGGCATGCAGGCCTGTCACTACAAGGCATCCTACCTGGTGTCTGGGGAGGGCCCCCAATCTAGACTCCCCATCTGGCCTGAGCCGACCTGAACAGCTCATAGCAAATTTATTCTGCCTATGGGTGCCTCTGAAATGCCTTCAGAATCAGAGCGGGATGCCACATTTAGAGGGAGCCATAATTGTGGCCAGGTGGTAGCTCAGGGGACTCCATTACTGGAGTATGGGATTCACCAGAGCAGCCGTCCTTGGCCTCCTGGATAATAGGATGAGAGCCCAGAGTGGTGTGTGCTGTCAGAGCTGGGGCAGGTTGGTAGAGCTGGAAGCGGAGCCTGCATGAGAAAGTGGATGGTTCAGATATTCTTCAGCATAGGGCCAGGCTTCTGCATGGTGTCTATGCTTGGCTGATTGCCAGTTGTGGCTGGGGCCCTATGCAGGAAGCAAAGGGACCATGTCCTTTGGGGTGGATCCTAAGAGAAGCACTCCTCTTCCCACTCAGGTGGTCATTCCTGTGGTGTCTGTGCAAATgatcaaaaaacacaaaatggcCCGGCTCCTTCCCAATGGCCTGGCCATCACCACCAATACCAGCCAAAAGGTCAGTGAGTCTCTGGGCCAGCCATCCCTTGTTAATTTCCCCAACCCAGCCCCAGGATCCTGACTCTGGCACTCACCCCAATCTGTTCTTACCCcacccttttctgttttctttctctgtcccagtaTGTCTTTGTGTCACTGCTTTCCCGGGACAGTGTCTATGACATGCTGAGGAGGGTCTGCACACACCTGCAGGTATGGAGCTCAGGGGCAGGAGCTGGCCCAGGGAGGCTGCTCAGGTCTGGACTGAGGTCTTGGGGCAAGGCTGTTGGAAGTGGTTGGCCCATCTCTCCAACACAGGGACCAAGCGCAGGGAGAGGGGAGTAATAGGCTCAGGTCCAGCGTATCTGAACTTAGTCCTTGGACTGGGTGTTTATGCTTGTGAGCATGTCCCTTTGAGGCCATTGGCCCTTGTGTATCCCCTGTATATGGCCTCATTGGGCTTCCTCGATGTACAGACAGAAGCTTGTGGCTGCTTCCCAGTGTGCCTACAGCTCTCTCTGGCCCACGgtaaggaagtgggggaggggcaggagctaGGGGAAGTATGTTGCCTTGGATTTGTGCTCTGCTCCAGCATTAGCCCCTGCAAACTCTGGGAGTGAGGCTCCATCTGACCCAAGGTGGCTTATGTGGAGGTAAAGCTCTCTTGGAGAGTACTAACACCTCTTCACCCCTGACCTTGGGTGTTCCAATGGACAAGTGACCCctgttccctttcttccttaGCCTTCCAGCAAGAAGAGCCTGAGTGTAAGAGAATTTCCAGAGGAACCTGAGTGCGAGTCTCTGGTGAGAGCTGAGGCTGGCAGGAACAGTTGCTGGCATGAGGGAGCCTATGCCTCTGAGGCTTCAGGGCCTCCCAGGAGGGTCTACAATGCAGAACTTGGGCTCCAGGTTCAAGAGCCAGTGGCCACGCTCTGCCAGGGGGTCCCCTAGACCCACCATGCTCCATACCATGTAGAGCCACTAGGTCCTGGGCAGCTCTGTGGACTTTCTGAGCAGAACAGATGTCCAGCCCCCAGAACACCACCCAGGTTGGATCCCACTTCTGTATAGACAGAGAGCCAGTGACCCACCCTCTTTCCTTTAGCAGGATCAAGAGGGCCTTCCAGGGGATAGAGATATCCACAGGGAAGAACTTCAAAGGCTATCGCTGTAGAACCCAGACAGACTCATTTGAGATTTGCTGCAGCCCCAGCAGTCTCCTTTGCTGCTGGGGTTGTGGGTAGGCAGAGCTGAGTTTCTAGAACAGTGATGCGGATGGAAATGACCCCAGGGTGTTTAAAGCCTCCTTCATTAATCATTAAGCGTTTAGCCAAGCATACGATATGCACACTTCTATGCAGGGGATAGAAGGTGATGTTCCCATTTTTGTTGATGGGAATCCTAAGTATCCCCTGCTAAGGTCAGTGATGTCCTTAGGGTTAGAGTCCAGATTAGAAGGACTTATCCCATCAAAATTATATTGTGCTGAACTTTCTTGGACTCAGCAGATCTGAACATATACCTGGGTTAGCTCGAGTCTTAGATCCCATTCTGGTTCTGTACTAGCAGTCTTCGGAGACATTGTTCCCTGGAAGAATGGCTGGTCACAGCAAGGGAGCAGATACGAGAGACATGTGGTTGCTATGGTAATGGTTTCTCCCCTTGTGGGTACCTGACATCATGCTCACTAGGATTCCATATTGGTAATATCTGGAGAAGATGTGATAAACCTAGTGTGGGCCCTTAGGACAAGTAAGATCCCAAGGGTCATAGATGATTTCTCCCGCCTTCTCTGCAGGAAGTCCTCATCCCTGAGATGAAGTGGAGAAAGGTGTGCCCTGCCTCCAGGTCCCTGTCCCTTCCAGACAACATCCCTTGTATCCCTCAGGCATCCATGGACTCCACCGACAGCTTCTttccctccaggaagcctccaggCTCTGGTGAGCTCAGGGGGCTTGTCCATGATCACATTTGTAAAGACCAGGCTTTTATTCCCCCTACTTCTGCAAAAAGGAAAAGTCACAACTAGCTCTTCCTAAAGCTGTTTCTTACTTTCTTCAAATCTATAAGGGAAAGCAGCGTCCAAGGAGCTTCAgaaaatgggggggtgggggggcgggggggaggtgggcaTGCTCCTTGCTGGCTgggctcctgcctcctgcccccagaaGATGCCTAATTGCTCCCCTATCACAGAGAATGCTGTCTGTgagaaggagaaactgaaggaGTTGCCCAGGAGCGACGGGGAGCTGAGGCTCTGGGATTGCCAGCTCCTCAAGGTCATCTTCGTGCTGTAGGTGACTATattgggcgggggtgggggggggtgtcaagCTCACCTGGGTGTCTGGCAGGGGCCTCTGTGTGTGGGGAGTTCCCAGGTCAACTGAAAGTCCTGGGCGGAGCCTGGAGGCTACATGGCAGGCCCTTCTGAAGCAAGACAAAATATCTCCAGTTTTTATTCATACAACCCTGTAATTTAGGATGAAGTCTGGCAGGATATGAAACTGTTGAATAAAAGTTGCacaggactggggagggggagggctgacCGAATTGGAGAGGGCCATCAGATAGACTAGGGGAGAGCCACAGCTTTCCTGCTACCTACCTTTAGAGCAGTTTTTGGAACCCCAGACGTGTCTGTAATTTGGCCTGAGGGCCAGGAGAGCGGTGAGTATGGTGGGGTGTTTCATGAACAGCCAGCCCCTGGCTTCCCCTCACCTTACCTCATGACCTTCCTCTGGTTCTGCTGGCTGAGTTCTGACTGTCAGCTTCAGCACTTGCTGGGGGAATGTGGACCTGCCTCCTTAGGGGATGATCTCTGTGGTCTTGAAAAGGAAGCACGGGATCAAGGTGGCCAGTCAGAGGGAGGGTGGGCTCAGTTTAAGGACCTAGAATTCTTGCTGGGCTTTGAGGACACCTCCATGGGGATGAGTCTCAGGACCCCCACGTGGCCTCTCAGAACAAACATGTCCAGGCCTGAATGTAGCTAAAGGGCAAGAGTTCTCTAATTCCTCCAAGTACAACTGGAAGTAGCTTAGTCCCCACTCCTATTTCTAGTGAGCCTCTAATAATGCCCTTTTCCTAGATAAGATATCcttcttatctctctttctccaggATCTGCTTCTTGGTCATGTCCTCATCGTATCTGGCATTCCGCATCTCCCGGCTGGAACAGCAATTATGCTCCCTGAATTGGGATGGCCCAATCCCTGGGCACAGGTGATGCCCTGTCTCTTGCTAATGCCTCTGGGATTGAGGGTAAAGGATAGGAGCCAATTGCTATGGCCGGGCTGCGTGTTATCCTGGTTGGACTTGGCCCTGCCCTTGCGCTGGCTTGATGGCCCTAAGCAAGGTTGGACAGAGTGTGCAGGGTGCACAGATCCCACCCTGACTCACTCTTGTGGGGCAAGAAAGGTTCTACTGatctgtctgtctgccttttAGGCCCTTTCTCTGATGTGGGCATCTCCTGTGTACAGGTAACAGCCACCTGGCCTTTGTCCCTACTTCTCCATGAAGAATGCTGTGCGTGCTAAGGTTCCACCAGTGATCGCCGTGGTTTATGCTGCTGCTGCGCTGAGACTGAGTATGAAGGAACATAGTCCagatccttcctcctccccctcttatCTCTCCTGTTTACAAAGCTCCTACAATTTGGGGACTCGGACAAAGAGCCAGATTCTTGGAACAGCTGAGAAATTCTGTATACTAAGCTTCAGCAAGCACttcagtgaaaaaagaaaattaacttgtTCCTTGGAAACAGCCTGGCACAGGTGCAGAGCACTAGGAGCCACCGGAGGGACAAAGGCCATGCTTTGGTTCCTGGAATGTACCTCTCTAACTGTCACGCGGCTCACTGCCTCAGTGGGACAGAGGCTCTAACCCAAACCACCAGTGGGGCTCTGCTCTCTCCCAACATACTGTGCACTCACTTGCGCCCCTGAGTCTCTGTTCCGGGAGCCAGGCCCCTGTCAGGCCAAGGGCagactgggggagaggagggggagggggaagctatGAACAAGGAGAGGAGGACGTGTGGCTATGATTCCAGCTAGAGAGGAACGTTTGTGCCCTGTGCTGAGGCTCTATCCTGGCCCTTCACAAAGAGGCTGGCTGAATCTGGAGGACAGTACTTGCAGCAGAGGATGGTGGCAGGGGCTGTGAAGGAGAGCAGAGGTCCAGGATTCTGTGTCCTGAGCTGCCACTTCCTGGTGAGACAGGCGGAGCGGGGCCTTTGATCACTGTGGTCACAGACCTGGTACTGTGTCTTCCCCTCGTGTGCTCAAACAGTTCTAAGGTCCCCCAGGCGGGGAgtaggggctggggctggggtgggtgggaaggttGGTGGCTTTGATTTGAGATTTTGCTTTGTACTCCCTGGCCGACTGCCTGAGAGGCCATGACCCATAGCAACCTGTCGGGAGGTGAGGCTGGGCAGTTGGGCACAATGGTATAGGGCCACTGCAGGGCAAAGCTCACTCATGTCACCAGAAATAAGTATGTTGTGGGCCATGGGGGGAGGCTTCTCCATTCTATGAATAAGGTAGAGGTGTCCAAGGTGGGCCTGGTACAGTGCAGGGACCAGGCCAAGGGGTTCTGTCTGATATATCTGGGGACAAGAGAAGTAGGGGATGAGAAGAGTAGACACAGTGGTAGCTTTCTCTTAGAGATTCCTCCACTTCTGCCTGTTTTCTAAACAGCTTGTCTATGCCTCAGAACTCTGCCTGCTCTTCCTGGGACTCCCATCTGCTAAGACAGTGCCTTTGGAGGTTCTAGAGGGGCCTCAGTGAAGAGGTCAGAGGTATCAAAGGAAAGTCACTGGTGATGGGGTGAGTGGTGTCAGAAATAGCCACTGTTTTTCCTCCTTCGGACACCTGAAAGGTTAATCAGGGAGAAATCCAAGCAGAAATTATTTATTGCGGGGCCATGATTGTCCTATTAGGACAAACCCAAACAAGAATTGGAGGGACTGACTGCAGGTGACAAGTCCCAAAGCTCAGACTAGCAGTCTCTTCATCCTCACCCCATTGCAGGTTCTAGGATTATGCTTAGAGCCTGGGGGGGTTGCTTGCACCTCATCTGTATGTATCAGGTGAAACTCATTCCATTCTCCCCATAGCACCACAGTGGGGAAAACCCCATCCTTTTTTTGGAACCAGCTTCATCACTGGTTTCCTTCATCACTTCTTTCCATCACGTCTTCAGGGAAATACTTGCCCCAGTGTCTTCCGGCCCTGGTCCTTGCCGAAGGGCGGGGAGAATAGGTCCATTCTCTGAGCCTTGCCAGGTTGAGCCAGGGGCTCATCAGGGGCCAGCAGAGGTGCCAAGTCATGGGTAACGGTGCCAAAGTGCTGGTGAATCTAGTCTCCACCTGTGCCGCAGGCTCAGAAAGGGCTAGAGGCATGCTGTAGGGTGGGGTGGCTCTGGAGGCCCTCTTGGGTCCAGGGATTTCAGTGGTATGAGTGTGCCTGTCGCTTTGGAGGgccctgtctctgtttctccctttgaTTCCCCAGCCTGGTCCTCTGGGGCCAATGTCCCTTTGGTTGTGCTCATTTGTAAACTGTGTATTTGTACAGACCTGCTTGCACTGGCTGATACTCCTTTAATTCCCTGAGAGATTGGTTCAACTATCCTTGGGTTGTTCCACCATAGCATTagcctttgaaaatattttaaaatacaaaaatttgatttttctagTGTCCTGTGGTATGGAAAGTTCGTTTTTTATCTTTTGACTACTCACGAAGGGTATCCTACTGACACATTTAGCACTCAAGAGACTGATGGAGCCCAAGTCATTCCCGGAATCCTCAGTACTCTGCAAATCTCACACGACTTTAGCTGAGCTGCCTCATACTTCAGGCATAATGGGAAGGGGAAGAGTGGCCACAGCAAGCCTCCACAGCCTTCTGCCTCTGTTGGGTGGACACTGAGAATGCTTCCCCACTTCTCTGGGGCAAATCCCAAGCAATGTCCCTGGTTCAAATAGTCCTGTGCTTTTTTCTGACTCAGCAATTGAAGTGCAGAACTCAGAACCAGAAAATTCCTGTGTCCTtttctgtgactttgagcctTGATCAGGGAGGTTAAACTCCATTTTGGGCCACATCACTTTTTCCCTAGGATGCCCCCTCTAGtagtgattcattcattcagtaaatattaaaaaaaaattttttttaacgtttatttatttttgagacacagaaagagcatgaatgggggaggggcagagagagagggagacacagaatcagaagcaggctccaggctctgagccatcagcccagagcctgacgcggggctcgaactcacggaccacgagatcgtgacctgagctgaagtcggacgcccaaccgactgagccacccaggcgccccttcagtaaATATTAAGCGCAGACTATGAGCCAGGTACCATGTGAGGGACTGGGGATAGAGCAGTGAACACGTCAGGCAATGTCCCTGTGTGCCTGTGGCACCTATGTTCCATGTGGACATAAGTTCCaggtaaatatgtaaataaacaaagtAACTACAGATTGTGAGTAGGTTccatgaaggaaagaaacagtgaTATGAGAGTAAATAGGGAGTTGGCTGTGGATGGCTGGTCAAGAAAGGTTCTCGGAAGTGCCATTTAGGCTGGTGAAAGGGCCAGCtgtgggaggagaaaagagaatttccCAGAAAATGGATCAATAGCTGCAAAATGTAGGAAAGAT
The sequence above is a segment of the Panthera leo isolate Ple1 chromosome B3, P.leo_Ple1_pat1.1, whole genome shotgun sequence genome. Coding sequences within it:
- the GRAMD2A gene encoding GRAM domain-containing protein 2A isoform X3; this translates as MYKTHPWWSSEATGGSWMCKQTRTVWCGINRSAGFQEGWRVRLSLLSGSTGLLPELLPLDSDSFSLTLNSRAGLGNQQMHGKTASLKSPVSCTEKLARVQAPLNSSLHWPEGLKSEEIKKCGREGTLLSKYNQQYHKLFKDIPLEEVVLKVCSCALQRDLLLQGRLYISPNWLCFHASLFGKDIKVVIPVVSVQMIKKHKMARLLPNGLAITTNTSQKYVFVSLLSRDSVYDMLRRVCTHLQPSSKKSLSVREFPEEPECESLEVLIPEMKWRKVCPASRSLSLPDNIPCIPQASMDSTDSFFPSRKPPGSENAVCEKEKLKELPRSDGELRLWDCQLLKVIFVLICFLVMSSSYLAFRISRLEQQLCSLNWDGPIPGHR
- the GRAMD2A gene encoding GRAM domain-containing protein 2A isoform X1, encoding MYKTHPWWSSEATGGSWMCKQTRTVWCGINRSAGFQEGWRVRLSLLSGSTGLLPELLPLDSDSFSLTLNSRAGLGNQQMHGKTASLKSPVSCTEKLARVQAPLNSSLHWPEGLKSEEIKKCGREGPQLVCLQTLLSKYNQQYHKLFKDIPLEEVVLKVCSCALQRDLLLQGRLYISPNWLCFHASLFGKDIKVVIPVVSVQMIKKHKMARLLPNGLAITTNTSQKYVFVSLLSRDSVYDMLRRVCTHLQPSSKKSLSVREFPEEPECESLEVLIPEMKWRKVCPASRSLSLPDNIPCIPQASMDSTDSFFPSRKPPGSENAVCEKEKLKELPRSDGELRLWDCQLLKVIFVLICFLVMSSSYLAFRISRLEQQLCSLNWDGPIPGHR
- the GRAMD2A gene encoding GRAM domain-containing protein 2A isoform X2 encodes the protein MYKTHPWWSSEATGGSWMCKQTRTVWCGINRSAGFQEGWRVRLSLLSGSTGLLPELLPLDSDSFSLTLNSRAGLGNQQMHGKTASLKSPVSCTEKLARVQAPLNSSLHWPEGLKSEEIKKCGREGPQLVCLQTLLSKYNQQYHKLFKDIPLEEVVLKVCSCALQRDLLLQGRLYISPNWLCFHASLFGKDIKVVIPVVSVQMIKKHKMARLLPNGLAITTNTSQKYVFVSLLSRDSVYDMLRRVCTHLQPSSKKSLSVREFPEEPECESLEVLIPEMKWRKVCPASRSLSLPDNIPCIPQASMDSTDSFFPSRKPPGSENAVCEKEKLKELPRSDGELRLWDCQLLKVIFVLICFLVMSSSYLAFRISRLEQQLCSLNWDGPIPGHR
- the GRAMD2A gene encoding GRAM domain-containing protein 2A isoform X5: MYKTHPWWSSEATGGSWMCKQTRTVWCGINRSAGFQEGWRVRLSLLSGSTGLLPELLPLDSDSFSLTLNSRAGLGNQQMHGKTASLKSPVSCTEKLARVQAPLNSSLHWPEGLKSEEIKKCGREGPQLVCLQTLLSKYNQQYHKLFKDIPLEEVVLKVCSCALQRDLLLQGRLYISPNWLCFHASLFGKDIKVVIPVVSVQMIKKHKMARLLPNGLAITTNTSQKYVFVSLLSRDSVYDMLRRVCTHLQPSSKKSLSVREFPEEPECESLEVLIPEMKWRKVCPASRSLSLPDNIPCIPQASMDSTDSFFPSRKPPGSENAVCEKEKLKELPRSDGELRLWDCQLLKVIFVL
- the GRAMD2A gene encoding GRAM domain-containing protein 2A isoform X4 is translated as MYKTHPWWSSEATGGSWMCKQTRTVWCGINRSAGFQEGWRVRLSLLSGSTGLLPELLPLDSDSFSLTLNSRAGLGNQQMHGKTASLKSPVSCTEKLARVQAPLNSSLHWPEGLKSEEIKKCGREGTLLSKYNQQYHKLFKDIPLEEVVLKVCSCALQRDLLLQGRLYISPNWLCFHASLFGKDIKVVIPVVSVQMIKKHKMARLLPNGLAITTNTSQKYVFVSLLSRDSVYDMLRRVCTHLQPSSKKSLSVREFPEEPECESLEVLIPEMKWRKVCPASRSLSLPDNIPCIPQASMDSTDSFFPSRKPPGSENAVCEKEKLKELPRSDGELRLWDCQLLKVIFVLICFLVMSSSYLAFRISRLEQQLCSLNWDGPIPGHR
- the GRAMD2A gene encoding GRAM domain-containing protein 2A isoform X6 produces the protein MTALSRGEAAEAGSNQQMHGKTASLKSPVSCTEKLARVQAPLNSSLHWPEGLKSEEIKKCGREGPQLVCLQTLLSKYNQQYHKLFKDIPLEEVVLKVCSCALQRDLLLQGRLYISPNWLCFHASLFGKDIKVVIPVVSVQMIKKHKMARLLPNGLAITTNTSQKYVFVSLLSRDSVYDMLRRVCTHLQPSSKKSLSVREFPEEPECESLEVLIPEMKWRKVCPASRSLSLPDNIPCIPQASMDSTDSFFPSRKPPGSENAVCEKEKLKELPRSDGELRLWDCQLLKVIFVLICFLVMSSSYLAFRISRLEQQLCSLNWDGPIPGHR
- the GRAMD2A gene encoding GRAM domain-containing protein 2A isoform X7, whose translation is MHGKTASLKSPVSCTEKLARVQAPLNSSLHWPEGLKSEEIKKCGREGPQLVCLQTLLSKYNQQYHKLFKDIPLEEVVLKVCSCALQRDLLLQGRLYISPNWLCFHASLFGKDIKVVIPVVSVQMIKKHKMARLLPNGLAITTNTSQKYVFVSLLSRDSVYDMLRRVCTHLQPSSKKSLSVREFPEEPECESLEVLIPEMKWRKVCPASRSLSLPDNIPCIPQASMDSTDSFFPSRKPPGSENAVCEKEKLKELPRSDGELRLWDCQLLKVIFVLICFLVMSSSYLAFRISRLEQQLCSLNWDGPIPGHR